Proteins encoded together in one Mobula birostris isolate sMobBir1 chromosome 7, sMobBir1.hap1, whole genome shotgun sequence window:
- the ecrg4a gene encoding augurin-A produces the protein MSHQPSQLPLVIFCILLLTSTFPNGSSGNKLRKMIQKRRALERLSASVSESKANEFLNSLKRPKRHLWDRSRDDVQQWYQQFIGMGFSEAKFEETVAYWKNVYQGGTHDDYHRYYNHYHYDGNSPFGPYYAHSMRHGADVNYDS, from the exons ATGTCTCATCAACCAAGCCAACTCCCTCTTGTCATTTTTTGCATACTTCTGTTGACGTCTACATTTCCAA ATGGGTCAAGTGGAAATAAACTGCGCAAGATGATTCAGAAAAGACGTG CTTTAGAGAGATTGTCTGCTTCGGTTTCTGAATCAAAAGCTAATGAGTTTTTGAATAGTTTGAAACGTCCCAAACGGCACCTTTGGGATAGATCTCGTGATGACGTTCAGCAATGGTATCAGCAGTTCATTGGCATGGGATTTTCTGAAGCT aaatttgaagaaactgtTGCATATTGGAAGAATGTATACCAAGGTGGCACTCATGACGACTACCATCGCTACTACAACCACTACCATTATGATGGGAATTCTCCATTTGGCCCCTATTATGCTCATTCCATGCGGCATGGGGCTGATGTTAATTATGATTCTTAA